One Cytobacillus luteolus genomic window carries:
- a CDS encoding response regulator transcription factor: MHRVVVADDHQIVKDGLKILLGASQEFEVVGEACNGDEAVEKTIRTKPDLLLTDLKMPGSSIINGSVKIKQKLPNIKIVVLTAFDDSEDIYRAMKAGINGYIMKDTSPDKILNTLRMVMDGYSIFQPKINEPNENKKDQFIDKYKLTEREHEVLLGIIENLNNADIAKKLYISETTVKTHVSNILKKTGQSNRAQAVLFALQEGFLQVKGGKIS; the protein is encoded by the coding sequence ATGCATAGAGTGGTTGTGGCAGACGATCATCAAATTGTAAAAGATGGATTAAAAATATTGTTGGGTGCTTCACAGGAGTTTGAAGTTGTCGGAGAGGCATGTAATGGTGATGAAGCAGTGGAAAAAACAATACGCACAAAGCCGGATCTTCTTTTAACCGATTTAAAGATGCCTGGATCATCTATCATTAACGGATCTGTTAAGATCAAGCAGAAACTACCTAATATAAAGATTGTTGTATTAACGGCATTTGATGACAGTGAAGATATATATCGGGCTATGAAGGCTGGAATTAATGGTTATATTATGAAAGATACATCACCAGATAAAATATTAAATACACTCCGAATGGTAATGGACGGTTACTCAATTTTCCAACCTAAAATTAACGAGCCTAATGAAAATAAAAAGGATCAGTTTATAGATAAATATAAATTAACAGAAAGGGAGCATGAAGTACTCTTAGGAATTATTGAAAACTTAAATAATGCTGATATAGCAAAAAAACTCTATATATCTGAAACTACTGTCAAGACACATGTTTCAAATATATTAAAGAAAACAGGTCAGTCCAATCGTGCACAAGCAGTTCTTTTTGCTCTTCAAGAAGGTTTCTTGCAAGTAAAAGGAGGAAAAATTAGTTGA
- a CDS encoding HD-GYP domain-containing protein gives MIIKMLTKQPVSQLIIVLLGCLFSVGALFGFVNWMLSQSSLSKLFFVTLSIIALFNWGFYIIQRSIGRNNPYTDQITALLIFIIFIFVSLYNPMEFNEMWVFLLFFPMFINLLGNHQVSVVWSIVFVGYFIIFNVLDPSYQGFDEQVQLFMIISRSLFGIGSLLLGLMILHVFKQNTENIGELYFQKQKKQIINILHSFIPVVERKTQTSREEIDEMSFLLKRLINKYGLRDIQDWKIDLLCLLHFVSRVKLPDYLFEKEGKLTEFEFNVVEEHCYMAEEILSGVPELNEIKEIFLYHHERIDGRGYPYQLSGDQVPIFSQMLGIVEVYLALTTPRSYRPAISQEKAYAEIMKESGIAYREDILKAFGEVIKQDTHNVSKTLLRFDQIHA, from the coding sequence TTGATTATTAAAATGCTTACTAAACAGCCTGTCAGTCAGTTAATCATCGTATTATTAGGTTGTCTCTTTTCCGTTGGAGCTCTCTTTGGATTCGTAAACTGGATGTTAAGTCAATCATCTTTATCGAAGCTTTTTTTTGTAACACTTTCTATCATTGCACTATTTAATTGGGGATTTTACATTATTCAAAGAAGTATAGGGAGAAACAACCCGTATACAGACCAAATTACTGCTTTATTAATCTTTATTATATTTATCTTTGTATCTTTATATAATCCAATGGAGTTTAACGAGATGTGGGTATTTCTATTGTTCTTTCCTATGTTTATTAACTTACTGGGTAATCATCAGGTTTCCGTGGTTTGGTCTATTGTTTTTGTTGGTTATTTTATTATCTTCAATGTGCTCGACCCAAGCTACCAGGGATTCGATGAACAAGTACAATTGTTCATGATTATTTCTAGGAGCCTTTTTGGAATAGGTAGTCTATTACTAGGACTCATGATATTACATGTTTTTAAGCAGAATACTGAGAATATCGGTGAGTTGTATTTTCAAAAACAAAAAAAGCAAATTATAAATATTTTACATAGCTTCATACCTGTGGTAGAAAGGAAGACTCAAACTTCTCGTGAGGAAATTGATGAGATGAGCTTTCTATTAAAACGTCTAATTAATAAATATGGTTTAAGAGATATACAAGATTGGAAAATCGACTTATTATGTCTACTGCATTTTGTAAGTCGTGTAAAATTACCTGATTATTTGTTTGAAAAAGAAGGGAAACTTACAGAGTTTGAATTTAATGTCGTAGAGGAACATTGTTATATGGCTGAAGAAATACTCTCTGGAGTCCCTGAACTGAATGAGATAAAGGAAATATTTCTCTATCACCATGAAAGGATAGATGGGAGGGGCTATCCTTATCAACTTTCTGGAGACCAGGTTCCAATCTTTTCACAGATGCTAGGAATTGTGGAAGTTTATTTAGCCTTAACTACGCCTAGGTCCTATCGACCTGCAATTTCACAAGAGAAGGCGTATGCTGAAATTATGAAAGAAAGCGGTATAGCTTACCGTGAAGATATCCTGAAGGCCTTTGGTGAGGTTATTAAACAAGACACCCACAATGTATCTAAAACACTTCTGCGATTTGATCAAATTCACGCTTAA
- a CDS encoding DsrE family protein, with product MKNKVILVSSDQLGKGDKDLGETVLETFFTLLKQREEKPVAIFLMNRGVFTLTEQSLVSVHLQEIEKSGVPVLACKTCVDYYNVEDKLVGGEISGMGHFIELASKHEVLTIA from the coding sequence ATGAAAAACAAAGTCATATTAGTCAGTTCAGACCAACTCGGTAAAGGAGATAAAGACCTTGGTGAAACAGTACTGGAAACCTTTTTCACCTTGTTAAAACAACGTGAGGAAAAGCCGGTAGCCATTTTCTTAATGAATCGGGGAGTGTTTACATTAACTGAACAATCCTTGGTCTCGGTCCATCTTCAAGAGATTGAAAAATCAGGTGTTCCTGTATTAGCTTGTAAAACATGTGTGGATTATTACAATGTTGAAGACAAGCTAGTTGGTGGAGAAATTAGCGGTATGGGGCATTTCATTGAGTTGGCAAGTAAGCATGAAGTTTTGACTATTGCCTAG
- a CDS encoding CPBP family intramembrane glutamic endopeptidase produces MSEVIIEKEIQQEIIEEAKRKVEITWKSLILFLLCYLGMGLAVGLVIGIIQGVLGGNMLDTLFTGYNGLLIDAAMFFVVLLFFKKIRVSVMAGMTFKPFKERKTYVYMIASLLVFFATQYILVGVLKVDDPSGQTQTLNVAGASEGLLQTFLFFLAVTLVTPIKEEIIYRGIIHKFLSDRYHFLVGFLVSSIIFGVAHIGYPISATIMGMTFVGLYYLTRSLTVPIVVHIIWNIIASSSLFVN; encoded by the coding sequence ATGTCAGAAGTTATCATTGAGAAGGAAATCCAACAGGAAATCATTGAAGAAGCTAAGCGGAAGGTAGAGATAACTTGGAAATCTCTCATTCTTTTCCTGTTATGTTACTTAGGAATGGGCCTAGCGGTTGGTTTAGTAATCGGGATCATTCAAGGTGTGTTGGGGGGAAATATGTTAGATACCCTATTCACGGGGTATAACGGTTTATTAATAGATGCAGCGATGTTCTTTGTTGTACTTCTTTTCTTTAAAAAAATAAGAGTTTCTGTTATGGCAGGAATGACCTTTAAACCGTTTAAGGAACGTAAAACGTATGTATACATGATTGCAAGCTTGCTCGTGTTTTTTGCTACACAATACATCCTTGTTGGAGTGTTAAAAGTGGATGATCCATCGGGCCAAACTCAAACACTAAATGTTGCAGGAGCCAGTGAGGGATTGTTACAAACATTCTTGTTCTTCCTAGCAGTTACCCTCGTTACCCCTATAAAAGAAGAAATTATCTACCGAGGCATTATACATAAGTTCCTTTCTGACCGTTATCACTTTTTAGTTGGCTTCTTGGTTTCTTCAATTATTTTTGGAGTTGCTCATATTGGCTATCCTATTTCAGCAACTATAATGGGAATGACATTCGTAGGCTTATATTATTTAACAAGAAGTTTAACCGTACCTATAGTAGTTCACATCATTTGGAATATAATAGCTTCTAGTTCATTATTTGTAAATTAA